The genomic interval TTTCAAAGTTACTTATTTGGAATTGATGCATACCCATCAATGCTGTTGTTTATACTGTTTTATTCCATCCTATCAAAAACGGTGGTTTCAGTAAAACAAGCAGAAGTTAGAAAATTACAGAgcttaaactgtttttgtataaaaaacaGTATAAACTGATGAAGAGAAACATCCCTAGGCACAACTAACGCAAGCATGTTGAAATAAACCAATGATGCAATAAAACCAACTAAAAATGACAACGTTAATGCAGAATTCTCGAATCACTTCTCAGGCAAATAGCAAGGttgttaaatcattttttagtggtcttaaagtattttttaagttttcagatatttttaaacactgtttaTGAGTTATTTTACTGCCCATTTGgagctatttattttttatttcaatatgcACTTCTTACTCATGAcactttgcaataaaatgttgttttctttttagattttgagCAATTTAGTACTGTCAAAAGAACCTTGAGTGCATTTATGCTTTAATTTAGTCTTTTTggccaaaaaacagaaacatgttttttattattattgttcagATTTTTAGCTAGTTTGTTGAAGCAGGGATGCATCTGAAACTTGTTGGACAGAGGctctaaaacatgcatttaaagATCCCTGCTCTGTGGTAATCTGAAGAGAAAAGAGCATAACAGATCATCCAGGATTCTGGATGAACTTTAGGATTTTTGTGCAAGGACAAAAGCTCCCACTCTAATAGTGATCCAATCATGCAAAATATTAAGAGGAGACATAAAATCCAGTCTCCATGGGAAAAGGGCTTTTTACAAAGAATTACCAGCAGGAGTACCACTGTATGGCAACAGTGACTTTATGAAAAACAGTAGTTTCTTAACATATAACTATTATTCTTGACAGAATAAATGTACTGTGTAATTGTTCCTTTACAAAGGAAGCCACTCCAGTAAAGGGTTTATTTTAAGGGTTTTAACACTTATACTTTGTCAGCAGCATGTTTTAGctgaaaacataatttgtttctctttattcatctttttttccagagttcCTATCCTGTTTTTCATGTAATCGTtagttttgttgaaatattaCAGTTAAACCCTTGTTTTTAGCAGTTGACCAACATAGCCAAAGCTTCAAAACTGAAGTCTTACAACATGTACAGTAAGTACAAACACAAGCCATCCTAATTTTTAGGAACTCCCTTCTCatttacaagaagaaaaaacaaaaaaccccagaaatgtTCACATCAGTGGAGATTAATGATGACAGGTACAGGCATGTAATTAGGCCATGGAAAGTTCTATTTTTCACGAAGAACCATCTGCTCTGATCATCATTTATAACAGCAACTCTACCGTTTAGATGAATGTTCACATGTAACCATATCCCCATACCTTATAAGGACTCATATTCCCATATGAGTCACAATATAAGTGAAAACGCACATAAAATTGCCTATGTTTTCAAtaaccacaaaaaaatattttgtagttATCAACACAAGGCCATGTGACCCATTCTTATCTGGTACAGTTTAAGCATTACATGTCATTGAACATATGCTGACACATGTAAACACCAGTGGGAAACCATTTGCCTGACTTACTGATGCAACGTCTCCCTCTGTCCCCGTGCTCGCTGCTGGAACCacggctgcagctgctgctgcttcttgaGCGGCTGCCTTTATGGCTGCTGCCTTTCTCAGCTCTCGGTTGGCTTGGAGTGTTGAAAAGTAGTTGACAGCCGCGAACTCAATGAGGGCAGAGAAGACGAAGGCAAAGCACACAGCAATGAACCAATCCATTGCGGTGGCATATGAAACTTTGGGGAGGGAGTGCCGTGCACTGATGCTTAATGTTGTCATGGTCAGGACAGTGGTTATACCTGAAAACAGAGGTGAGAAGAAGTTCAGAACATGGATCTGCTCAAGGTTTCATATTCATACCTCACATGACATGAAAGGCTGTTGACCAGGTCATCTCAGTTTACCAGtattttcaattaaacattaaatctttttattgatATATATCCATCCATTGGTTGTCCTCTGCTTTTTCAAGATCTGGTTGTTGGGGAAATCCAGACATGCCTCTTCCTTGCTTTTCCTGTCACATTCATGCCCACAAGAATAAACACCTACAAATATCCTTGCATATTTCAtctgtttctgattttgctCCAGAGCCTCTCCTCAATAATAAGTCCCCAAAAAACTCTTTAAAGAGACGGGTCCATTTGGATGACTGGACAACAATAGCTAAGTCCTTTGAATTAAATGTAGCAGCAGCTCTTGTCTGGATGAAGtagtttattataaaattatacatttatgtCATGTTCCAAaatgaagttgttttaattcaaccagtaatgatggaaaatattaaaatgcattgagtattatttttctcagtgtggccattttgttttgtaaattccAGCAGCTGTCCCTTTAAAGATCTTAAATGTCCAAGCTCAGCTGGATTCCATAGTGACATATTTTTGTGGTGGACAAGCAGCTTGGTCACTGCTTAGATTAACATGCCAAACTGACACAATGTATCGACGAAAACAAATGGACTCCAAGAAATTTTGATGTAATGCAACAAATGATAATCCAATTCCTGTGATTTCCTCAGTCTTTGTACATGGATGTCACTTTTAGTCACTGTATTCTATTCcaaaatttattaaatgaaataatctgttttgctttttataaaatgaataagCGAATAAGTAGAAAACATGTTACActttgaagaagaaaactataacatttaaagaaaatcttacaCCATGTATCCTTTAAATAGTAGTAAGAAAACTTGACTGCAAATGTCTTGATTAAATTTCCAGCCTCTTGACATTAAGATATTGTTGTAATGACAATCTTCAATTTGACTTGTCACTCTGGCATCCAGAAGTAGGGAATGTCAGTCTTTCTACTTTCACAGTTTGTGAACTACATCACATAGTTTGAGCTTTGAGCATTGGCAATAGGTTGGCCAACCTATTGTGCTCAAAGCAGTAAGAAAAATGCATTGTCTTTTATCTACACTGTCTCATTAAAATAACATCCAACcacagaaaaaatgtaaaggttttatatattttttctgtgcttAAAATGGCATCTTTAGttgggaactaaatatttagttttagcttATGAGCtatatattaaatttttaaGCCAGATATTCAGACTATAAATTAAAGATttatcttttgaaataaatatgtagTCACTAAcaatgacatttataaatgtatgaatgACATAATAAAAGTataactttcaaaaataaaaaaaacgacttttttttcttttatggcaAACTCAAACCAAAACgtaaatttgtttaatgtgtAACTTTACAACTGCTCCACCATACCTGAACAGCCTGATATAAACTACATGCAGCTGTGCTATTCTGCGAACCGCAAAGGTGCAAAACATGTGGAAAATCCATAcccatatttttattaatatagcTAGAATTTTGAGAATATAGTCTGTCTTGatgaattattttgaaaatacaaatattgtgctcatttgtttttcttttggtgtcaTGTGATCTTTGAAGATTGACTCAACATTGCTCTGGCGTCTGGCAAAAATAGAATCGATTCTAATTTTGACAGATGGCACAATGTACCACCATGCGAAGGCAGAGTAAACACTATCTTTGACTGTAATGGGTAAGTATTTACTGTGGAGTCCATTGTGTGGCAGAacggagaagcagcagagaggtCAGCGTCTTAACATTAGCAGCTGGTTCATACCCAcaagaaaacttttatttctttgtctaTTGTCTGAAAACTTagaaacttaaatttaaaagcatTGAAAATACCTtggaaaaccaaaaaatgtGCACTGTAAAGTGAAATATGCACATTTCATGCACACTTCCCTGGATTAGGGGAGCAACTAGGGAAGCAACCTTCCCTAGTCcattactttattcttttaaagaTGCTAATAATAAAGGACTTTTTTCAGCCCATTAGCAAAATACATATCTAATTCACTTTCATCAAGCTAAAGCAAACAAGAGAAAAAGGACCATTGAACATTCCTGTCTGCATTTTACCAAATGTGTGCTTTAGTTGCGCACATTTCATTAGCCGCTTTGGGATTCGTGTAGGGGTTTAATGCACCtcataatgttttaaaagcattCTCTGCAAGCTTAAACAGTAAAGGCTAACAACTCTCAAATGCAGCCTCCACTGGCAGGCAACCAGTGGTGACTGTCTCTATCACAATGAAGGGGGGACATGGGAAGAAAGGCTGTCAGGGTGGGTGGGAGAGGCAACAGAATGGGAACGAAAAAGTGTGGGAGGGGGAAGAAGTAGAGAGACAGGATACAAATTAAACGCTTGGGGCATTTATGTGCTTTAACAGCGAAAAAGTAAGGTACAATTTAGGCCATACTCAATTAAGTCTGTAAAACCTGGGCTCAGGGGACTCTCAGCACTTGCAGAGGTTGTTGACAATCAGGCCTCTGCTCTACTCCCTTCCCTTCTTTTATCTTCCCTTCAATGGACCAtcataaatattaacaaaagtACCATAGAAATGACTTTCCTTAGGCATTTCAAGCACAAAAGCAATGGATCATCACAAAATTTTAAGAGTGCACAATGGGAAACTTAATGTTTGGATATCCAGATAttgaaaaaatctatttataaataaactacaaataataataataataataataattggttGGGCAAGACTTTGAAGTTTCCCAACCCTCAGGCCCTCGACAAACCCGAGTTAGAGGACCAGCCTTGTCAATTTACTCCCTTTTGTAACCTCTGGCttgttaaataaaggaaatggaTGACACAAAATATGCTTTCAAATGTGATGTGTGTAAAAAGatatatttgtttctatttttgtttcattggtGAACCAATGGGAACTGGAGAGTGTATATCGACTATATGTCTCAATCTCATAAGGAAAGTTTGGTCTAGAGCAGTGACCACAAACTGCATTCCTCCTTTGGCAGTCAGCCAGTGGTGTGCCAgggtcctgcagcttttagatgtgtcccttgtTCTATACTTTTGACTTAGATGGCAAAACTGTCTCACTAGCTTACAGTCAAGCACTACAGAGTTCTGCTAATGAGCTGATATAGAAGTCAGGTGTGATAaagcagagagacatctaaaGACTACAGGACAAAGATCCTTGAGGACAGGAGCTTGAGCCCATGATCTAAGGTGTGGCATTTGTCCGGACAATAGAAATATTGGACATCTTTACTATTGCAGCATTCCTGAGAAGGTTGAGCAGATTTCTCAGTCCACTCAACATGGGGTTTGTGGATCTAGAGAGTTTATGACCATGTCCCTAGAAGTACTGTGCAGTGATGCTTTCAAAGGCTAACCCATACACCCAAATCAAAAGCTGCGTCTGCCTTCACACCACTGCCAGCTGGACTCTGCCAGTGTTGCAACTTTTTACAGATTCTATTCGTGTGGTTCATGGGGAGGATTTCAAGACGTAGTCATGAAGAGGGGGATGTCTGGTTTAGGAAACTAAGGGTCTCATAATTACCTCTTGCAGATGATGTGGCATTTTTTACCATAACCTGAGGCATTTTCCAGCCATTTGTATGAGTCAGCTCTTCTGAATCTGGAGCCATAGTTTTCAAAAAAGGTGGATTTCCTCCCTCCAGTTCATTCTTTGTCTcaaatggaaaagtttaagTACTATATCTGGATGGGTTGTTCACAAGAGATGAGCAAGAGATACATTAATGGATTTGGATCTCCTTCATGGGGTAAAGTGGGTCCTGTTCCAGTATGTCATAGTAAAGAAAGACATGAGCCAAAACAGCAAAGTTCACTATTTAAAGATCTGTTTACCAACAGTAAACATACCTGGGAAACAGAAATGGGAAGCAGAATATAACTTTCTATTAAAGCTGCAAAATTTTAACCAAGATTGGTTCTGAATCCTCCAGAGTTCTTCaccacaaagaaaataataaatatgtattccatgtgtttttaacagtttcattCAGTTTGTTATAAATCCAGATGCAGGTTTTCTACATTTACTTAGGGCTCATCTAGAGAATAAACAATTTTTCTCATATCCAACAGTAGGAGACTAGAAAACTGCAGGAAGAATGACATCAATGACTTGCCACAGATTGCATTTCTACATGGGGTCTGAACTCCCTTACTGACTCTAATGACTTGGATCTATTTTCTAAAGCAAAGTGCAGGCTTGTTGAAGCATTGGCTCACTTCGGAAGAAGAGGGTAAAGCTGTGAGCTGCAAGAGGTAGCAGAGTAATTCTACTCAGCTGCTGCTTGTTGAATTTCCCAGAAGTGGAAATGCATTTGCAAATGATAGCCCTTCCCATGcactttcacacattttctatTCTTCATTGTATCTTTTCATGCCTGTTATTCCTCTCAGTTTATCTCTGTCTTTGTTTAGTGTCTTTCACCCTCTCAGCTCCCGAGGCTGGAGCTCAGTGGCAACTGTAGCGTAATGTAATGCGAGAAAGTGGAACCTGTGAGTGCTCGGAAGAGAGCCAAGTAAACATCCTCCCCCTCTCAGTCCTGGCATGACCAGTTCCAAAACGGATATTTATTCCCAGTTAATTAAGCTGCACCACAGCAGAGGTAGAACTGAGAAATTAGAGCTCCGAATTAGAATCAGAGTGTAGAACAGAATATAAAGATGTTTCTCTTGGGGGAAAAAGTTctataaataaatctcaaagAGCATTTTGAATCAAAAAGTCAAAGATGGAAATATGTATACTGTCTTAAAATGCTATGGCTTTAAAATTGCTTGTTTCAATAACAAAGtgtctatatttttttattcgtCACTGTAACTAACCAAATGTGCATTTCACTATAAATGATAAAGATTTGGGGAATTTGTAAAACCATGTTAATGCCAcgctaattaatttttttttttttttaaatattggtttgtttggttttaaatgtttgctaaacTGAATTTGCACATGGTTCTCATTCTGAAAAAAGGCAGTTGGACCCATCTTCACCCAGCAAATAGTGTTTATTGCATTGACATAATTTATATGGAAGGTATTTGCAGCATTTCACTTTATCCACTTTTTATTATGTTACATCCTTTTTCCAAgttgtattaaattaatttctttctccaAAATTCTAACAGCAAATACTCCACAATGGCAATGtccaaaaaagatttttgagtGCTTTGCAaagttattaataatttaaaaaacaaagaaatcaaattGATGTAAATATTCACAGCCTTTCCTTAATACTTTGCTGATCCACCTTTTGGATCAACATTTTCAAGTCTGTTTGAATCTGAAGCCACAAGCTTAGCACACATTTAGGCAGTTTTATCCATTCTGCTCTGCAGTTCTTTTCCAGCTCCACCAGTTAGGATGGGAGATGTTTGAATGAACACAAACTGACTTTTGACACAAATACAGTTTTATGATGAACATGTAACAATCTACAAGTTCATGAGAATCTGGGCATCTTCTCTGTCTCACTAAGTAACTTTAGTGACCTAACAATGAAAACAACCTCAATTGTTTGAAAGACCATTTGGCTGCAATTTTTGGCAAACATTATGGGTGTTGTATTTTTCACAAAGCTCAATTCAGAGAGACAAAGAATGCATGATCCTTCATATGTTATAGTTTGGTGTGAAGCCatgtctatttttaatttgaaatgaagcttaaaaagaaattttgtaaattattcaaaaaaagcaaaacggATTTGAAGACAAATTACCAAAAACAGTCCGAGCTGGAACTGATTCCTTGTTAATCCAGAAGGAAACTTGTGCCAGAATGACAGTCATTATGCAGGGAATGTAGGTCTGAATCAGGAAGAAACCCATTTTCCTTTGAAGATGGAAGTGGACAGTCATTATGACATATTCACCTGCAAGAGttaaacataaaatccaaatcatACAAACAGCTAATTTTTACAGGTTTTTTGTGCAACGTTTcttaaaaactaaatcttaatTCCAACATAAAAAATCAGAGTTGTTATAACACCTTCCCATAACTTCAAAATGCTGGATatatatgattatttttacttctcAGTTCCAAATTCACAGATCCTTTTGGAAACATTACCAATATCACATTTAGAAAGGCTCTTGTTACACATtgtatgtacaaaaaaaaagagatcagtTAAGCATGGTTTATgccaaatatgaacaaaaagcTTTCAGATCTAATTAGTTTAATTACTGAATGAGTTTAGAAGACAAATTTGATGACCTGTGTTGGACTTCAGCCTCTCGCTTGATACAGTCTGGCCAATAAGGTCATACTGCAACAAGCTGGATGATTCCTGTGGGACTTCAACAGAAGATAAAGGCCCTTTCTTCCATGTGTACACAATCTCACTGATGGGGTATGCATCTATGGAGAAGATATGTgaaaactttgttaaaatttGGTTCtcaagaaaaatatgcaaactgtTCATGTAAAACTTCTAAGAATACAtgttaatgatttaaaaaagataagCGGATATAGAACCTTTCACTATAAACACTCCTAATGAAACTTAAAAGTGCATGTACCTTGcttttcaaaatcaaattttctaAGTATTTTGTGACAAACCAAAGAAGTACATTACTAAATTGGGAGGAAAATTTGATTCAAAGTTTCaaagttttacaaacaaaaatctgaaaagggcaaaaaaaaaaaaagtattcagtTCTCTTTACTGTGGTGACCTTAAGTAAAATTCAGTAGAACCAGCTGGTTTAAAGTCTCCTTCCAGGTAAACATTTATGAACAAAcggaggaaaagacaaaaatatcatGGAgaccaacaaacacacaaactgatGACCAAAAACAATAGgaagaaagtttaaaacagggttttaaaatacatgtacagtatataacAATGTTTGAACATCTTCAATTtgtttcatctgaaaatgaaaatagtgTGGCATAAATATAAGGTGAattaaatttccaaaataatTCCCTATAAATTTTGCAATTAGCCATGTAAGGGATGTAGCAAGAGTGTTAAAGAACAAGCACTGGTTGAATGAGATCACTGAACCTTTTGTCTTCATGTTGAACACTACATTTGGTGGAAAAGTTGCATTATGAGACATAAAACAAGAACGCTGGAAATAGCAGCATCATgcattaataaagaaaattacagggcaacctcagaaaaaaaatatattttaaagaacttGAGACTGGGTCAAATGTCTTTCATCCAGTCGAGCACACCCTACACACAGAGTAAGAGCTACAGTACAATAGTTTGGATCAAAACAATGTGTTAGAAATGTGTCCATGTCTACATATGAATTCAGCTGACCCAGAAACGGctctaaatacagaaaaagttgttcatataaaataaatatgcatccactactttcatattttcattcataaaaaattaCATGACGAATtactgaatatttcttttttgcattttagaaaTTCATGCAGCTCGGTGTTCTATTCCATGAAATATCTCAAAATTCCATTAAAGTTTGTagtgataaaatatgaaaagttcaGAGGACATGCAGACActgcaaacaaacaggaaggagAAACATATTTGAGCTCCAACATTTGATGTTTCAAACTGCAGCCAGAAGACATCTTGTCAAATGGTCACTTACAATGTGACAGTGTGATCATTTGAGAGTGACACCATCTGTCAAACCACTGAGACTTAACAGAAAGCAAAACTCACAGCTCCCGAATTTGAGTGGGCAGGCATGGCCATCCATTGGGAAGTTCATGAGGCGCATTGGGCACTCTGCATTTATAGTTAATCTGTTAGAACAAAGAAAGCTGAAATCAATTTTTCATTCAAACCAACACTGGATAATGGCTCCTGCTTTCATCTGGATTTTGCAACATGGTGCAGTTGTGTACATTAGTTAATACACTGAAACAAAGCATACAAGTATTCAAGATGTGggaataaatgaagaaaaataccTGCGTCCCTCAATCACATTACATGATAAATTAATAGATTtgataaaccaaaaataataatagaatagaCGGTCACTAACAAAGGTTGTCTAACAAAGCCCTATTTATGAGAGGAGTATTGATCGCAGGCTCTTATTTTGAATTGTTAGTATTGATAAAGTCTTCATAAGTTAAACTGTGTACCAGGTCTGTGGGTCACAATGACAAATAGGAACATTATTTTAGcactgaaggaaaaatattGTCATTCGCCATAGTTACACCCAAAAAGGCTGAACTGCcatttcattagttttagttgtgaaaacaacaaattcaTCCTTAGCTTTCTTatgaatattgttaaaatatatcttttaaaTCTTATGCATTTTCTTATCTCCTCAGCTAAATACTGTTACTCTCTAAACAGCAGattcatatttctattttacataaacagaaacacaatctAATGATTTCAGTGTTTACGCCAAAGCTTTCTTTCTACCAGCCCTTCAAAAACCAGCACTGTAGCTGACCTGTCATAATtagcatttagaaaaaaactgaagaaaggAAACTTGAAAATACCATAGAAAAACATATTATACATGTTTTATTGCGCCAACTTTCATGCACTAGCTTGTTTGATGAGACATGTTGATGGAATACAGAGAAATAccaaaatgttcttatttttcacacagcaaaatgttttctaccaccATCACTGTAAAAATGAATGTACTCTGCCTGCATATAGAAAAAACTGAGCATTTTGTTCTATGTTTGTGATgcctaaaataatttaatgtaataataatatgcTTGGATTTCACAGGCAACATTTCTCCTCCTGAAAATAAAACCCTTAACAAGTTTAATTATACACATTAAACACAGGGAGACAGTTTTAAATTTCACTTATAATCATCTTATGATGGGAGGAAATATATCTAATACAAAGTTtctaatatatttcattttttaaaaataaaatagtttcagTTTACCTGGCACACAGCAGAGACCAGCATGTGGTGCTTCTAAGTAGGTCAAAACTTTGAGGAAATATCTTAAGcacaaagatataaaaaacaactgataccatattatttaaaaatacaaaagttacTGGTAAATTATCTGACTAAAAgcaaagtttttcaaaaaatgtatggAAATACTTATGCCTTGCTGAAACTAAAAAGTATCTGAACTGTCATACTATAAATATTGTTAATGCACTTTCTGACATATAACATTTTcatatgtttatgtttcagtttgtttccagaaaaaatatctaccaagataacattttatatacagcttaaaaattaaataggATATTTGAGGAACTATTTTTTCTGAATTACTTAAAAGATGGATTTCttgtatttctcttttaattAGCTATACCACACTGGCCATCTATGTAATCTGTGTTCATATGGCTTTCACGCATGTCTCATGGTTTATTGAATGGATTATTTGAAGCTTAGAAATTGTATCTTAACCTTTATAAGTCAAGTTGGGCCACACAGATAATCTGGTTATCTTTGAAATCTATTTTCTAATACTGTCACTGAGTCTAGTGGAATTTATATGCTGCATATTTACTTTTGGAACAAAGCTTGAAGTCATGTTTGTTTGAATTGCTTTCAAGGACTGTTTTGAGTATCAGATGgcacatttcacattttctggcACTCTAtgattctttttaatgtttgtgcaTATTCTTGGATGCCTATTCAATTCAATAGCTCTCCAGATCTGTGCTCTATTCCGGCTTTGGCTGGGTTTTAGCTTTGCAGTCCAGCGCCGTTACCTCATGGTGTAGAGGATAGTTCCATTTTGCATGATGCGGAACAGCTTGTTTGGAGTGGTCATGTTGTGAGAGATTGACCTCTTGCCATTCCGGAAAAATGTGTCGGGGGTCCAGATTTTGCTGACCATAAGGTTGTTTAGCCGCAGGATCTCAATTGGGCCTTCGAATTTGAGCCGCTCATCAATCCATGTCTGACGAAAGAACACATCCATGGTGTACTCCTGGAAAAGGTCAAAGTGTATATTATTGCAGGTTTTACTGATACTAACACCATGCATAT from Xiphophorus maculatus strain JP 163 A chromosome 11, X_maculatus-5.0-male, whole genome shotgun sequence carries:
- the LOC102221492 gene encoding gamma-aminobutyric acid receptor subunit alpha-6-like; its protein translation is MSIGSLRGMAFVLTSLFLFCASSVCETQHSETSIYLDNITQILDRLLDGYDNRLRPGFGGPVTEVKTDIFVTSFGPVSDVEMEYTMDVFFRQTWIDERLKFEGPIEILRLNNLMVSKIWTPDTFFRNGKRSISHNMTTPNKLFRIMQNGTILYTMRLTINAECPMRLMNFPMDGHACPLKFGSYAYPISEIVYTWKKGPLSSVEVPQESSSLLQYDLIGQTVSSERLKSNTGEYVIMTVHFHLQRKMGFFLIQTYIPCIMTVILAQVSFWINKESVPARTVFGITTVLTMTTLSISARHSLPKVSYATAMDWFIAVCFAFVFSALIEFAAVNYFSTLQANRELRKAAAIKAAAQEAAAAAAVVPAASTGTEGDVASVDANSVLKKRMNSAPVFDRPAKTFPNPPVNAQAFLQQGSAVPANNVLTGTSIIDKYSRILFPLSFGAFNLVYWIVYLTKDTMEMSRDTV